A section of the Bacillus pumilus genome encodes:
- the crcB gene encoding fluoride efflux transporter CrcB: MIVLYTAIAGGIGSALRFFISQLMQKTKSHARFPYSIILINLLGAAGLGLLTGAVTANHPLLMIIGTGFFGGFTTFSTFSVESATMLQQRQIGKLAVYLLITIIGSFCLFATFYQIGQHLV, from the coding sequence ATGATCGTTTTATATACAGCTATTGCCGGCGGGATTGGCAGCGCCCTTCGTTTTTTCATTAGCCAATTGATGCAGAAAACTAAGTCTCATGCTCGTTTCCCGTACAGTATTATTCTCATTAATTTATTAGGTGCTGCCGGTTTAGGTTTACTAACAGGTGCCGTGACTGCCAATCACCCGCTACTAATGATCATTGGAACAGGTTTTTTCGGAGGCTTTACAACATTCTCTACGTTTAGTGTAGAGTCTGCGACCATGCTACAGCAGCGGCAAATTGGAAAACTAGCTGTCTACTTATTGATCACAATCATCGGGTCTTTCTGTCTCTTTGCCACGTTCTATCAAATAGGACAACACCTTGTTTAA
- a CDS encoding mechanosensitive ion channel family protein → MFTQKWMDTYFTVDVAIQIGISLCILLLFLLLRKVFTKYLFHLLFRLTNRSKTEVINQIVVAFEKPARLFFVALGLYFALRQAPYFEHHMDVIIKLYRSSIILMLTWGLCNLTAASSFLFQKVNSKFELEMDDILAPFLSKVFRFIIIALSISVIAQEFNYDVNGLVAGLGLGGLAFALAAQDTVANFFGGIVIITEKPFTMGDFVETPSVLGTVEDITFRSTKFRTPAEAVVTVPNSTLSKEPITNWTRMNKRQITFSVRVSYNTPKENLDHCIKRLKQMLDEHDGVHKETIMVNLDVLADSYLNLFFNFYTNTTVWAENLNIKQDINYRIMDIFHEEGVEFAFPGQTIYMKQKGEKQLSE, encoded by the coding sequence ATGTTTACACAAAAATGGATGGATACATATTTTACAGTAGATGTTGCGATCCAAATCGGTATTAGTCTTTGTATTTTATTGCTTTTTTTATTGCTTCGGAAAGTATTTACGAAGTACTTATTTCATCTTCTCTTTAGGCTGACCAATCGGTCTAAAACGGAGGTCATTAATCAAATTGTTGTGGCATTCGAAAAGCCAGCCAGACTGTTTTTTGTCGCACTTGGGTTATATTTTGCGTTAAGACAGGCACCATACTTTGAGCATCATATGGATGTCATCATCAAATTATATAGATCCTCCATTATATTGATGCTGACGTGGGGGCTTTGTAATTTAACTGCAGCTTCTTCTTTCTTATTTCAAAAAGTAAATTCGAAATTTGAATTAGAAATGGATGATATTTTAGCGCCGTTTTTATCGAAGGTGTTTCGCTTCATTATCATTGCACTCAGTATTAGTGTCATTGCACAGGAATTTAATTATGATGTAAATGGACTTGTGGCAGGTCTCGGTCTGGGTGGTCTAGCTTTTGCACTTGCTGCACAGGATACGGTGGCGAACTTTTTTGGAGGGATCGTCATTATTACAGAGAAGCCTTTTACGATGGGCGACTTTGTGGAGACACCAAGTGTTCTTGGGACTGTCGAGGACATTACATTTCGAAGTACAAAGTTTAGAACACCTGCTGAAGCTGTCGTGACAGTTCCGAATTCTACGCTTTCAAAGGAACCAATCACGAACTGGACGAGAATGAATAAACGCCAAATAACGTTTTCCGTACGTGTATCCTACAATACACCAAAGGAAAATTTGGACCATTGTATCAAGCGACTTAAACAAATGCTTGATGAGCATGATGGGGTACACAAGGAGACAATCATGGTGAATCTCGATGTACTGGCAGACAGTTATTTGAATTTATTTTTCAACTTTTACACAAACACGACGGTCTGGGCTGAAAACCTGAATATTAAACAGGACATTAACTACCGTATCATGGATATCTTCCATGAAGAAGGTGTAGAATTTGCCTTCCCTGGACAGACCATTTACATGAAACAAAAAGGTGAAAAACAGCTGAGTGAATAA
- a CDS encoding MerR family transcriptional regulator — protein MTVRRRCSDGAEKKYRIGELAQIAQVTKRTVDYYTNLGLLAPVRSCSNYRYYDEHALKRLQLIVLCKQQRLALSDIKSRLDEQFPSQKEASDELVHLTSDIDRMNEHMDRILVRCKQLEPEQREKLKEQLTPEKMTAVQSFLLLLS, from the coding sequence GTGACGGTTAGGAGGAGATGTTCAGATGGGGCTGAGAAAAAGTATCGTATTGGTGAACTAGCACAGATTGCACAGGTGACGAAACGTACTGTAGATTATTATACAAATCTAGGGTTGCTTGCGCCTGTTAGATCTTGCTCAAATTATCGTTATTACGATGAACATGCTTTAAAACGATTACAATTAATCGTTCTTTGCAAACAGCAGAGATTGGCTCTTTCTGACATCAAATCCAGATTAGATGAACAATTCCCTTCTCAAAAGGAAGCTTCTGATGAACTTGTCCATTTAACCTCTGATATCGATCGGATGAACGAGCATATGGACCGCATTTTGGTACGTTGTAAGCAGCTTGAACCAGAACAACGTGAAAAATTAAAAGAACAGCTTACACCTGAGAAGATGACGGCTGTCCAATCATTTTTACTGCTGTTAAGTTAA
- a CDS encoding lysophospholipid acyltransferase family protein yields the protein MYKFSGYTIKVLFTLRGGIKVYQRENLPTDRGFVIACTHEGFVDVLALGAGILPFEIHYMAKKELFANKWIGGFLKKIHAFPVDRENPGPSSIKTPIKLLKEGKIVGIFPSGTRTTEDVPLKRGAVTIAQLGKAPIVPAAYKGPSNAKSLFKKGKMRLIIGKPIEQSEFEHLPPKERLGAMTEVLNTRIKELEAQLMEKA from the coding sequence ATGTATAAATTTTCAGGTTATACCATTAAAGTATTATTTACTCTTCGAGGCGGAATCAAAGTATATCAAAGAGAGAATCTGCCAACGGATCGGGGATTTGTCATTGCATGTACACATGAGGGTTTTGTGGATGTTCTTGCATTAGGCGCAGGGATTCTTCCATTTGAGATCCACTACATGGCGAAAAAAGAATTGTTTGCAAATAAATGGATCGGTGGATTTTTAAAGAAGATTCATGCCTTTCCAGTTGATCGAGAGAATCCTGGGCCAAGCAGTATTAAAACGCCCATTAAATTATTAAAAGAGGGAAAAATCGTTGGGATTTTTCCAAGCGGAACACGTACAACAGAAGATGTACCTTTAAAAAGAGGTGCGGTTACCATTGCGCAGCTTGGTAAAGCGCCAATCGTCCCAGCAGCGTACAAAGGACCGTCCAATGCAAAAAGTCTTTTTAAAAAGGGAAAAATGCGCTTAATTATCGGTAAACCGATTGAGCAGTCAGAATTTGAGCATCTACCGCCAAAAGAACGATTAGGTGCCATGACAGAAGTTTTAAACACAAGAATCAAGGAACTTGAAGCTCAATTAATGGAAAAAGCATAA
- a CDS encoding YhdX family protein translates to MGKGRIRVEERIKVETDAEMFKATLLDQAQKKK, encoded by the coding sequence TTGGGTAAAGGGAGAATTAGAGTGGAAGAACGTATTAAGGTCGAAACGGATGCTGAAATGTTTAAAGCGACTCTCCTTGATCAGGCTCAGAAGAAAAAGTAG
- a CDS encoding hemolysin family protein, producing MDDIVNLSIVGVLIALTAFFVASEFAIVKVRSSRIDQLVAEGSKKAMVAKKVTSRLDEYLSACQLGITVTSLGLGWIGKPAVKELLVRGFGLTNIPDSAISLISATLAFSIITFLHVVVGELTPKTLAIQKAEKMTLWLSGPLHAFYILMFPFIYVLNGSARVLTKMMGIDMGSEKEHSHSEEELKILLSESLKNGEINPSEYNYMNKIFDFDNRIAREIMVPRREICAIPEDMPLDEILSIMTQEKYTRFPVFSGDKDHVIGMLNKKQLFADLVYQGEKDQLKIQDYIYPVIEVIDTIPIQELLVKMQRDRMHMAILTDEYGGTSGLVTTEDILEEIVGDIRDEFDEDEQPVIQKRADHHYVLDGKVRLEEVQDLIEMSYHDEEIDTIGGLILNENIDIREGQSIYLDDIRMKVLEMDGRYVKKIDLKKGVTSTDKGNTRTGLDIKEPLLVNEMTLSEK from the coding sequence ATGGACGATATTGTTAATCTGAGTATAGTCGGTGTTTTGATTGCTTTAACAGCTTTCTTTGTTGCATCTGAATTTGCCATCGTAAAGGTGAGAAGCTCAAGAATTGATCAGCTTGTTGCCGAAGGGTCCAAAAAGGCGATGGTGGCGAAAAAGGTGACATCAAGGCTGGATGAATATTTGTCAGCCTGTCAGCTTGGTATTACTGTGACATCACTTGGTTTAGGGTGGATTGGTAAGCCAGCTGTAAAAGAACTTTTGGTTCGAGGTTTTGGTTTGACAAACATTCCTGATTCAGCAATCAGCCTGATCTCAGCAACACTTGCGTTCTCTATTATTACCTTTTTGCATGTAGTCGTCGGTGAGCTTACACCAAAAACACTAGCGATTCAAAAGGCGGAAAAAATGACGCTTTGGTTGTCAGGTCCGCTACATGCATTTTATATCCTAATGTTCCCTTTCATTTATGTGTTAAACGGGTCAGCCCGTGTTTTAACCAAAATGATGGGCATCGATATGGGGTCTGAAAAAGAACATTCCCATTCTGAAGAAGAATTAAAGATTTTACTATCTGAGAGCTTAAAAAATGGGGAAATCAACCCGTCAGAATATAATTATATGAATAAAATTTTCGACTTTGATAATCGAATTGCCAGAGAGATCATGGTCCCGCGGAGAGAAATTTGTGCCATTCCAGAAGATATGCCGCTAGATGAAATCCTCTCCATCATGACGCAGGAGAAGTATACACGCTTTCCCGTGTTTTCAGGCGATAAAGATCATGTCATCGGCATGCTGAACAAAAAGCAGCTCTTTGCAGATCTTGTGTATCAAGGAGAAAAGGATCAATTGAAGATCCAAGATTATATATATCCAGTGATTGAAGTCATTGATACGATTCCTATTCAGGAGCTTCTCGTCAAGATGCAACGCGATCGAATGCACATGGCGATTTTAACCGACGAATATGGCGGAACGTCTGGACTTGTCACAACAGAAGATATTTTAGAAGAGATTGTTGGAGATATTCGAGATGAATTCGATGAAGATGAGCAGCCGGTTATTCAAAAAAGAGCCGATCATCATTATGTTTTAGATGGCAAAGTCAGATTAGAGGAAGTACAAGATTTGATCGAAATGTCATATCATGATGAAGAAATTGATACAATAGGCGGGCTCATCTTAAATGAGAACATTGATATCCGAGAAGGACAATCCATTTATCTTGACGATATTCGGATGAAGGTCTTGGAGATGGATGGACGCTATGTGAAAAAGATCGATTTGAAGAAAGGCGTCACGTCAACAGATAAAGGAAATACACGCACAGGGCTTGATATAAAAGAGCCGCTGTTAGTAAATGAAATGACCTTGAGCGAAAAATAA
- a CDS encoding glycerophosphodiester phosphodiesterase, translating into MYIIAHRGSSSTAPENTIAAFDLAVQQGADYIELDVQLTLDQHVVVIHDDTVDRTTNGNGLVKSYTLDQLKKLDAGSWFDQQYTNERIPTLQEILERYSQRIGILIEIKHPKRQIGIEKAVARIINRFAYSRHMMIQSFDDHALQRIKAFAPSLRTALIIKPNAFKLTKRKLMAYSSFANCLNMKKTMINRWWIDRIHSFGMDVFIWTVKDQKTADRIKKYSVDGVVTDHPPFFLKEK; encoded by the coding sequence GTGTATATTATTGCGCATAGAGGATCATCAAGCACTGCCCCAGAAAATACAATTGCCGCATTTGATTTAGCTGTTCAGCAAGGTGCAGATTATATTGAATTAGATGTACAGCTCACATTGGACCAGCATGTCGTCGTGATCCATGACGATACTGTAGACCGAACGACGAACGGGAACGGCTTAGTCAAAAGCTATACACTTGATCAGCTAAAAAAACTGGACGCAGGAAGCTGGTTTGACCAACAGTACACGAATGAACGAATTCCAACATTACAAGAAATTCTTGAAAGATACAGCCAGAGGATCGGGATATTGATTGAGATCAAACACCCAAAACGGCAGATAGGAATTGAAAAGGCAGTTGCCCGCATCATCAACCGGTTTGCCTATTCTCGCCATATGATGATTCAATCTTTTGATGATCATGCACTTCAAAGAATCAAAGCTTTCGCCCCTTCTCTTCGAACAGCTTTGATTATAAAGCCTAATGCATTTAAACTGACGAAAAGAAAGTTAATGGCATACAGCTCGTTTGCCAATTGCCTTAATATGAAGAAGACAATGATCAACAGATGGTGGATAGACCGCATCCACTCATTCGGGATGGATGTGTTTATATGGACTGTGAAAGATCAAAAAACAGCTGATCGGATCAAAAAATATTCCGTTGATGGTGTCGTGACGGATCACCCGCCATTTTTTCTAAAGGAGAAATGA
- a CDS encoding C40 family peptidase gives MKKQLITAASAVLLGTTLFAGAASAQSVKVQKGDSLSVLAKKYKTSVSKIKSDNKLKSNTIYVGQTLKVNGTAAKKTTKTSKTTTKVKAASTAATHKVVKGDTLSKIGKKYGMTVKELKSLNKLKTNLIKIGQKLKVKKTSKKVKTTPVKEKTVSVSSLNTSKLVADAKAHNGTPYRWGGTTPKGFDCSGFMWYIINKQKKISRQTTEGFWGSMKSVSSPKIGDFVFFTTYKSGPSHMGVYIGNNKFIHAASDGVTISDMNSSYWKPIYLGAKTFVK, from the coding sequence ATGAAAAAACAATTGATCACAGCTGCAAGTGCAGTTCTACTTGGGACGACATTATTTGCCGGAGCTGCCTCAGCACAATCAGTAAAAGTTCAAAAAGGTGACTCTCTTTCTGTTCTAGCGAAAAAATATAAGACAAGCGTAAGCAAGATTAAATCAGACAATAAACTGAAATCTAATACGATATATGTTGGACAAACGTTAAAAGTAAATGGTACTGCCGCAAAAAAAACAACGAAAACATCAAAAACAACGACTAAAGTAAAAGCGGCGTCAACGGCAGCGACTCATAAAGTTGTAAAAGGTGATACGTTATCTAAAATCGGCAAAAAATACGGCATGACCGTAAAAGAGCTGAAATCGTTAAATAAACTCAAAACAAACCTGATCAAAATTGGGCAAAAGCTAAAGGTCAAAAAGACGTCTAAAAAAGTGAAGACAACACCTGTGAAAGAAAAAACAGTTTCTGTTTCTTCTTTGAACACGTCTAAACTTGTAGCGGATGCTAAAGCGCACAATGGCACACCATATAGATGGGGTGGAACGACACCAAAGGGCTTTGATTGCAGCGGGTTTATGTGGTATATCATTAACAAGCAAAAAAAGATTTCAAGACAAACAACTGAAGGTTTCTGGGGATCAATGAAAAGCGTATCTTCTCCAAAGATTGGCGATTTTGTGTTCTTTACAACATATAAATCGGGTCCATCTCACATGGGTGTCTACATTGGGAACAACAAGTTTATCCATGCTGCTTCTGATGGTGTGACGATCAGTGATATGAATTCAAGCTATTGGAAGCCGATTTACCTTGGAGCGAAAACATTTGTGAAGTAA
- a CDS encoding anti-sigma factor has protein sequence MNEEFNKRWEQYNNGEMNEEEMMAFEEELEENEKRLSQELNDSDWTDFSISPEKQKAILQYGKRKSYLRISVLAVISTLIILPLCTLGSYLYYGVGGAESKGNHFMETAAVTVALTKPNVAIDMKDLKGQVKLFGMNTELKLQKQIGNKTEAIGSEQIEMFFDKLKQPMISYYGDSSRDTEDFFTHPSTQADASKKQTLTTLDKLPEGTVSEVYVSYDKAYTPKDVYSFAKKYDMKVLWNAIKTEDSLSGNQRPIGFPGRDSEFLKELQHTSKTEVDQFKDALTYVNQHPTWAKTISGRPELDLSNRIRYINQNGVTIYGSVITGPSKEIEKFVKTKRIKTAKVSEVELWNW, from the coding sequence ATGAATGAAGAGTTTAACAAGCGATGGGAACAATATAATAATGGTGAGATGAACGAGGAAGAAATGATGGCTTTTGAAGAAGAGCTAGAAGAAAATGAAAAACGCTTAAGTCAGGAACTGAACGACTCGGATTGGACCGATTTTTCTATCAGTCCTGAAAAGCAAAAAGCCATCTTACAATACGGAAAAAGAAAGTCTTATTTACGTATTTCTGTACTTGCTGTCATCTCTACACTTATTATTTTACCGCTTTGTACATTAGGAAGTTATCTATACTACGGTGTTGGCGGAGCAGAGAGTAAAGGAAATCACTTCATGGAAACAGCTGCTGTAACAGTCGCTTTGACGAAACCAAACGTGGCGATTGATATGAAGGATTTAAAAGGCCAAGTCAAGCTTTTTGGAATGAACACCGAATTGAAGCTGCAAAAACAAATTGGCAATAAAACAGAAGCCATTGGCAGTGAACAAATCGAGATGTTTTTCGATAAATTAAAGCAGCCTATGATTTCATATTATGGTGACAGCTCACGTGATACGGAGGATTTCTTTACCCATCCTTCTACTCAGGCAGATGCATCTAAAAAACAAACACTGACTACTTTAGACAAGCTTCCTGAAGGAACAGTCAGTGAAGTGTATGTTTCTTATGACAAAGCATATACACCAAAGGACGTTTATTCCTTTGCTAAAAAATATGATATGAAAGTGCTCTGGAATGCGATTAAAACAGAGGATTCTTTAAGTGGGAATCAGCGGCCAATTGGCTTTCCTGGGAGAGACTCTGAATTCTTAAAAGAACTTCAGCACACATCAAAAACAGAGGTCGATCAATTTAAAGATGCCCTTACTTACGTCAATCAGCACCCAACCTGGGCAAAAACGATATCTGGCAGACCTGAACTGGATCTGTCAAACCGAATACGCTATATCAACCAAAATGGTGTTACGATTTATGGCTCTGTGATCACAGGTCCTTCAAAAGAAATTGAGAAATTTGTGAAGACAAAACGCATTAAAACGGCAAAAGTGAGCGAGGTGGAATTATGGAATTGGTAA
- a CDS encoding hemolysin family protein — protein MDIVNLLIVALLIALTAFFVASEFAIIRLRSSRIDQLIAEGNKTAVAVKHVTTHLDEYLSACQLGITITALGIGWLGEETIAHMLAPLFVELSIPQSASSIVTFIIAFSIMTFLHVVVGELAPKTLAIQKAEQVSLLFARPLMIFYKVMFPFIWVLNGSARLLTKAFGLQQVSEHDMAHSEEELRIILSESYKSGEINQSEFKYVNKIFEFDDRLAKEIMIPRTEVVSFPHDITIEEMLKVTKVEKYTRYPIEDGDKDNMIGVLNIKEVLTACISGECSTSDTIEKFVNPIIHVIETVPVHDLLLKMQRERVHMAILSDEYGGTAGLVTVEDILEEIVGEIRDEFDIDEINEVRKLGEDHYIFDGKVLVDQVNLLLGTQLDNEEVDTIGGWFLTQKYEVEKNDTIREQGYEFIINEVDGHHVVYIEVKKLNEQLAEAAEEGAS, from the coding sequence TTGGACATAGTTAATTTACTTATAGTTGCTTTGCTTATAGCTTTAACCGCATTTTTCGTTGCATCAGAGTTTGCGATCATTCGCTTAAGAAGCTCAAGAATTGATCAGTTAATCGCAGAAGGTAATAAAACAGCAGTTGCTGTCAAGCATGTCACCACTCACCTTGATGAGTATCTGTCGGCCTGTCAGCTCGGTATTACCATTACCGCCCTTGGTATTGGTTGGTTAGGGGAAGAAACCATTGCGCACATGCTGGCTCCACTTTTTGTAGAGCTATCAATCCCTCAATCAGCTAGTTCGATTGTCACTTTTATTATTGCGTTTAGTATTATGACGTTTTTACACGTTGTGGTTGGAGAACTTGCACCAAAAACACTCGCCATTCAAAAGGCAGAGCAAGTATCTCTTCTTTTTGCTAGACCGCTCATGATTTTTTACAAAGTGATGTTCCCGTTTATCTGGGTATTAAATGGATCTGCTCGTTTGTTAACAAAAGCGTTCGGTCTTCAGCAAGTTTCTGAGCATGACATGGCGCACTCTGAAGAAGAATTGCGGATTATTTTATCAGAGAGCTATAAAAGCGGCGAAATTAACCAGTCTGAATTCAAATATGTAAATAAAATTTTTGAATTTGATGACCGTCTGGCGAAAGAAATTATGATTCCTCGTACCGAAGTTGTCAGTTTCCCTCATGATATTACCATTGAGGAAATGCTGAAAGTGACCAAGGTTGAGAAATATACACGTTATCCAATTGAAGATGGCGATAAAGATAATATGATTGGTGTTCTGAACATCAAAGAGGTTCTCACAGCTTGTATTAGCGGTGAGTGTTCTACAAGTGATACGATTGAAAAGTTTGTCAATCCAATTATTCATGTGATCGAAACCGTTCCTGTACATGATTTATTGCTCAAAATGCAGCGCGAACGTGTACACATGGCGATTTTATCAGATGAATATGGCGGTACAGCTGGTCTTGTGACTGTAGAAGACATCCTTGAAGAAATCGTCGGTGAAATTCGTGATGAATTCGATATTGATGAAATCAACGAAGTGCGTAAACTTGGAGAAGACCATTATATCTTTGATGGAAAGGTTCTAGTTGACCAAGTCAACCTGCTCTTAGGTACGCAGCTTGATAATGAAGAAGTCGATACGATTGGCGGCTGGTTCCTTACTCAGAAATATGAAGTTGAGAAAAATGACACCATTCGTGAACAAGGCTATGAATTTATTATTAATGAAGTCGATGGACACCATGTGGTATATATCGAAGTTAAAAAGTTAAATGAACAGTTAGCAGAAGCCGCTGAAGAAGGCGCTTCTTAA
- the crcB gene encoding fluoride efflux transporter CrcB produces MKAYLAVFIGGLIGTLCRYELSQSVVSQTFPYATLIENVAGSLLLGFSTGYFMFQKRKKYLAALIGTGFCGGFTTMSTFSKETILLLQTGQFTLSVTYILLSVIAGLAAALCGLMLAQRLFQRNK; encoded by the coding sequence ATGAAAGCTTATCTTGCCGTATTTATTGGCGGACTGATTGGGACACTTTGCAGATATGAACTTAGCCAATCTGTTGTCAGCCAAACATTTCCTTATGCAACACTAATCGAAAATGTGGCAGGCAGTCTGCTTCTTGGTTTTTCAACAGGATATTTTATGTTCCAAAAGAGAAAAAAATATCTTGCCGCTTTGATCGGAACAGGATTTTGCGGAGGCTTTACGACAATGTCCACTTTTTCTAAAGAAACAATTCTTTTATTACAGACTGGGCAATTCACTTTAAGTGTGACCTACATCCTGCTCTCAGTCATTGCCGGATTAGCGGCTGCCTTATGTGGACTAATGCTAGCTCAGCGGCTCTTTCAACGAAATAAGTAG
- a CDS encoding alkaline phosphatase, with translation MSVLKSSKTKIAAVAAASVLSIGIFSGIEFGQADKAEAKKKPKNDVQNVIVLIGDGMGTPYLSTYRSFKHNGDLSKQTAFDPYLTGMHKTYPNDSKSNITDSAAAGTAMATGKKTYNNAISVNKNGKKLKTVLEEAKRKGKSTGLVVTSELTNATPAAYATHDVSRKNTAAIADDFFDEKIGKQHTVDVMLGGGLVDFVRKDRDLTKEFKRAGYDYVTNKDDLQQNKNQKVLGIFADSGLDKAIDRDKKTPSLQDMTHSAIKQLSKNKNGFFLMVEGSQIDWAGHDHDIVSAMSEMKDFEKAFEEAIRFAKKDKNTLVITTADHSTGGLSFGADGSGSWDYKPVKAAKKTPDFIANKIVSGMTVESALKQYIDLDFTKEEMASIQKAAETKDAVKIDDAIEEVINVRSHTGWTTSGHTGDEVPFFAYGPTSQKLKGLMENTDQAKHIFKLLKNQ, from the coding sequence ATGAGTGTGTTGAAAAGCTCGAAAACGAAAATAGCTGCAGTGGCGGCAGCATCTGTGCTATCGATTGGCATTTTTTCAGGAATTGAATTTGGACAGGCTGACAAAGCAGAGGCTAAAAAGAAGCCAAAAAATGACGTGCAAAATGTGATTGTGCTGATCGGGGATGGCATGGGAACACCGTATCTTTCAACTTACCGTTCATTTAAGCACAACGGAGACCTTTCAAAGCAAACAGCGTTTGACCCTTACCTCACAGGCATGCATAAAACATACCCTAATGATTCGAAAAGCAATATCACGGATTCAGCAGCGGCTGGTACAGCTATGGCAACTGGTAAAAAGACTTACAACAATGCAATTAGTGTAAATAAAAACGGCAAAAAATTAAAAACAGTACTAGAAGAAGCAAAACGGAAGGGAAAATCTACGGGGCTTGTCGTGACCTCTGAATTAACGAATGCTACCCCTGCTGCGTATGCGACTCATGATGTATCGAGAAAAAACACAGCAGCCATCGCTGATGATTTCTTCGATGAAAAAATCGGAAAACAGCATACAGTCGATGTCATGCTTGGCGGAGGACTCGTCGATTTTGTCCGGAAGGATCGGGATTTAACGAAGGAATTTAAGCGAGCAGGATATGATTATGTCACCAATAAAGATGACTTACAACAAAACAAGAACCAAAAGGTGTTAGGCATTTTTGCAGATAGCGGCCTTGATAAAGCGATTGATCGTGATAAAAAGACCCCTTCCCTGCAAGACATGACGCACTCAGCCATTAAACAGCTGTCTAAAAACAAAAATGGGTTTTTCCTTATGGTTGAAGGCAGCCAAATTGACTGGGCTGGCCATGATCATGATATTGTGAGTGCCATGAGTGAAATGAAGGATTTTGAAAAAGCATTTGAAGAAGCGATTCGTTTTGCAAAAAAGGATAAAAATACGTTAGTTATCACCACTGCCGATCATTCAACTGGCGGACTCTCCTTTGGGGCAGACGGCTCGGGTAGCTGGGATTACAAACCGGTAAAAGCAGCGAAAAAGACCCCTGATTTTATCGCAAACAAAATCGTCAGTGGCATGACTGTTGAATCAGCACTGAAACAATATATCGATCTTGATTTCACAAAAGAAGAAATGGCCTCCATTCAAAAAGCTGCTGAAACAAAGGATGCGGTTAAAATTGATGATGCAATTGAAGAAGTAATCAACGTGAGATCACATACAGGCTGGACCACATCAGGTCATACGGGTGATGAAGTGCCATTCTTTGCGTATGGTCCAACAAGCCAAAAGCTAAAAGGTTTGATGGAAAACACCGATCAAGCAAAACACATTTTCAAACTGCTGAAAAACCAATAA
- a CDS encoding sigma-70 family RNA polymerase sigma factor: MTIDEIYQMYMNDVYRFLLSMTKDKHLAEDLLQETFMRAYIHIHSYDHSKVKPWLFQVARNAFIDYVRKHKKEVTISDDLIGGLLQTSVQSPAEQVEIKEVLNMYLEQLPDNYKEALTLYYLKELNYKEASKVMNITEANFKSVLFRARQRLKALYNRGVNDE; encoded by the coding sequence GTGACGATCGATGAAATTTATCAAATGTATATGAACGATGTTTACAGGTTTCTGCTCTCCATGACAAAAGACAAACATTTGGCAGAAGACTTATTGCAGGAAACCTTTATGCGTGCTTATATACATATTCATTCCTACGACCATAGCAAAGTGAAACCTTGGTTATTTCAGGTGGCACGAAATGCTTTTATTGATTATGTCAGGAAACATAAAAAAGAAGTGACCATATCGGATGATCTTATTGGCGGCCTTTTACAAACATCTGTACAAAGCCCTGCTGAACAGGTTGAAATAAAAGAAGTCCTCAACATGTATTTGGAACAGCTTCCAGATAACTATAAGGAAGCGTTGACATTGTATTATTTAAAAGAACTGAATTACAAGGAAGCATCCAAGGTCATGAATATTACTGAAGCAAATTTTAAAAGTGTTTTATTTCGTGCAAGGCAGCGCCTAAAAGCACTTTACAACAGAGGTGTTAATGATGAATGA